A genomic segment from Aegilops tauschii subsp. strangulata cultivar AL8/78 chromosome 1, Aet v6.0, whole genome shotgun sequence encodes:
- the LOC109744367 gene encoding protein STABILIZED1, which yields MSGPAPTPPPPPPPAAAPARPVRYDFLNSKPPPNYVAGLGRGATGFTTRSDIGPARAAPDLPDRSAAAAAPPAVGRGRGKPPGEDEGGDEGGDEEKGYDENQKFDEFEGNDAGLFSNADYDDDDREADAVWESIDQRMDLRRKDRREARLKQEIEKYRASNPKITEQFADLKRKLADVSVQEWESIPEIGDYSARNKKKRFESFVPVPDTLLEKARQEQEHVTALDPKSRAAGGTETPWAQTPVTDLTAVGEGRGTVLSLKLDRLSDSVSGLTVVDPKGYLTDLKSMKITSDAEISDIKKARLLLRSVTQTNPKHPPGWIAAARLEEVAGKLQSARQLIQRGCEECPKNEDVWFEACRLASPDESKAVIARGVKAIPNSVKLWLQAAKLETSDLNKSRVLRKGLEHIPDSVRLWKAVVELANEEDARMLLHRAVECCPLHVELWLALARLETYDQAKKVLNKAREKLNKEPAIWITAAKLEEANGNTQSVSKVIERGIRSLQREGLDIDREAWLKEAEAAERAGSVLTCQAIVKSTIGVGVDDEDRKRTWVADAEECKKRGSIETARAIYAHALSVFVAKKSIWLKAAQLEKSHGTRESLEAILRKAVTYNPKAEVLWLMGAKEKWLAGDVPAARAILQEAYAAIPISEEIWLAAFKLEFENNEPERARMLLTKARERGGTERVWMKSSIVERELGNVNEERRLLEEGLKLFPSFFKLWLMLGQMEDRIGHVGKAKEVYENGLKHCPGCIHLWLSLASLEERINGLSKSRAFLTMARKKNPATPELWLAAIRAELRHGNKKEADSLLAKALQECPTSGILWAAAIEMVPRPQRKSKSSDAIKRCDHDPHVIAAVAKLFWHDRKVDKARSWLNRAVTLAPDIGDFWALYYKFELQHGNADTQRDVLKRCIAAEPKHGERWQAISKAVENSHQPVDAILRKVVLALGAEENPNAAEP from the coding sequence ATGAGCGGCCCCGcaccgaccccgccgccgccccctcccccggCGGCGGCGCCCGCTCGCCCCGTGCGCTACGACTTCCTCAACTCCAAGCCGCCCCCCAACTACGTCGCGGGTCTCGGCCGTGGCGCCACCGGCTTCACCACCCGTTCCGATATCGGGCCGGCCCGCGCTGCTCCGGACCTCCCAGatcgctccgccgccgcggctgcTCCCCCCGCTGTCGGGCGCGGCCGCGGGAAGCCCCCCGGCGAGGACGAAGGCGGTGATGAAGGCGGCGACGAGGAGAAGGGATACGACGAGAACCAGAAGTTCGACGAGTTCGAGGGCAACGACGCCGGCCTCTTCTCCAACGCCGACTACGACGATGATGACCGCGAGGCTGATGCCGTCTGGGAGAGCATCGACCAGAGGATGGACCTGCGCCGCAAGGATCGGCGCGAGGCGCGCCTCAAGCAGGAGATTGAGAAGTACCGTGCGTCCAACCCCAAGATCACCGAGCAGTTTGCTGATCTCAAGAGGAAACTGGCAGATGTGTCAGTGCAGGAGTGGGAAAGCATACCTGAAATTGGGGACTACTCGGCTCGCAACAAGAAGAAGCGTTTCGAGAGCTTTGTCCCGGTGCCGGACACTCTGCTTGAGAAGGCCCGGCAGGAGCAGGAGCATGTCACAGCGCTGGACCCCAAGAGCCGTGCGGCCGGTGGCACCGAGACACCGTGGGCGCAAACTCCGGTTACCGACCTGACTGCAGTGGGTGAGGGTCGTGGTACCGTGCTTTCGCTGAAGTTGGACAGGTTATCGGATTCAGTTTCTGGGCTTACTGTTGTTGATCCAAAGGGATACCTTACAGACTTGAAAAGCATGAAAATTACTAGCGACGCTGAGATCTCTGACATTAAGAAGGCAAGACTGCTGCTCAGGTCCGTGACGCAGACAAACCCAAAGCATCCTCCAGGTTGGATTGCTGCTGCTAGGCTTGAAGAGGTTGCTGGCAAGCTCCAGTCTGCTCGGCAGCTCATTCAGAGGGGCTGTGAGGAGTGCCCCAAGAACGAGGATGTTTGGTTCGAGGCATGCCGGTTGGCTAGCCCAGACGAGTCAAAGGCAGTAATTGCCAGGGGTGTGAAGGCAATTCCCAACTCTGTGAAGCTGTGGCTGCAGGCTGCAAAACTAGAGACTAGTGATTTGAACAAGAGCAGGGTTTTAAGGAAGGGATTGGAGCACATTCCTGATTCAGTTAGGCTGTGGAAGGCTGTTGTGGAGCTGGCGAACGAGGAGGATGCACGGATGTTGCTTCACAGGGCTGTGGAGTGCTGCCCACTTCATGTTGAGCTGTGGCTTGCCCTAGCAAGGCTCGAGACATATGACCAGGCAAAGAAGGTACTTAACAAGGCCAGGGAGAAGCTCAACAAGGAACCTGCCATATGGATTACAGCTGCAAAGCTGGAGGAGGCTAATGGGAACACCCAATCCGTAAGCAAGGTGATTGAGAGAGGTATAAGATCTTTGCAGAGAGAAGGGTTAGATATTGATAGGGAGGCGTGGCTAAAGGAAGCCGAAGCTGCAGAGCGTGCTGGATCTGTGCTTACTTGCCAGGCTATTGTCAAGAGCACTATTGGAGTTGGGGTTGATGATGAGGACCGGAAGCGAACATGGGTTGCTGATGCTGAGGAATGCAAGAAACGTGGTTCAATTGAGACAGCTCGGGCCATCTATGCACATGCTCTTAGTGTGTTTGTTGCCAAAAAGAGTATATGGCTTAAAGCGGCGCAGCTTGAGAAGAGCCATGGGACAAGAGAATCTCTTGAAGCCATTCTCAGAAAGGCTGTCACGTACAATCCAAAAGCTGAAGTGTTATGGCTTATGGGTGCAAAGGAGAAATGGCTGGCTGGTGATGTCCCTGCAGCTCGGGCCATCCTTCAGGAAGCTTATGCTGCTATCCCTATTTCAGAGGAGATCTGGTTAGCTGCATTCAAGTTAGAGTTCGAGAACAATGAACCGGAGAGAGCAAGAATGCTTTTGACCAAGGCCAGGGAAAGAGGAGGCACCGAGAGGGTTTGGATGAAATCTTCAATTGTTGAGAGGGAATTAGGAAATGTGAATGAGGAAAGGAGGCTGTTGGAGGAAGGTCTGAAGTTATTCCCCTCATTTTTCAAATTGTGGTTAATGCTTGGACAGATGGAAGACCGGATTGGCCATGTAGGGAAGGCAAAGGAGGTTTATGAGAATGGACTCAAACACTGCCCTGGTTGCATCCATCTTTGGCTCTCGCTAGCTAGTCTAGAGGAGAGGATAAACGGCTTGAGTAAGTCGCGCGCTTTCCTCACCATGGCAAGGAAAAAGAATCCAGCTACACCTGAACTATGGCTTGCAGCAATTCGAGCTGAATTGAGGCACGGGAACAAAAAGGAAGCTGATTCTCTACTAGCCAAGGCATTACAAGAGTGTCCAACAAGTGGCATTTTGTGGGCTGCAGCTATTGAGATGGTGCCACGTCCCCAACGCAAATCAAAGAGCTCAGATGCTATAAAGCGATGTGATCATGATCCACATGTCATTGCAGCTGTCGCCAAACTTTTCTGGCATGACAGGAAGGTTGATAAAGCAAGGAGTTGGTTGAACAGAGCTGTTACTCTTGCTCCTGACATTGGGGATTTTTGGGCATTGTACTACAAATTTGAACTCCAGCACGGAAATGCGGACACACAAAGGGATGTTCTGAAACGATGCATTGCAGCTGAACCAAAACATGGCGAGAGATGGCAAGCTATAAGCAAGGCTGTTGAGAACTCACATCAGCCAGTTGATGCCATCCTGAGGAAAGTCGTTCTGGCTCTTGGTGCAGAAGAAAATCCCAATGCTGCAGAACCTTAG
- the LOC109744361 gene encoding epoxide hydrolase 1 isoform X1, with translation MAMAEQQQQIEHSHLAIRGLNLHVAQAGTGELGTVLFLHGFPEIWYSWRHQMLAVAAAGYRAIAPDWRGYGLSDQPPEPEAAVYRDLEEDLLAVLDALSVPKVPSSPRLWGESMSASGAYLVAKDFGAMPAYDFALRHPNRTCGVMCLGIPFLHGGSSFTAMPEGFYILRWREPGRAEADFGRYDVKRVVRTIYILFSRSEIPTAKEDQEIMDLADLSTPLPEWFTEEDLAVYTSLYEKSGFVYPLQMPYRSLHKRQPIEDPKFEVPVFVVMGEKDYVIKFPGVEAVLKNGTMEKFAPDLKITYIPEGSHFVQEQFPDKVNELLLGFLKDHPVA, from the exons ATGGCCATggcggagcagcagcagcagatcgagcACAGCCACCTCGCCATCAGAGGCCTCAACCTCCACGTAGCCCAAGCAGGCACAG GCGAGCTCGGGACGGTGCTGTTCCTGCACGGCTTCCCGGAGATATGGTACTCGTGGCGCCACCAGATGCTGGCCGTGGCCGCCGCCGGGTACCGCGCCATCGCGCCGGACTGGCGGGGGTATGGCCTCTCCGACCAGCCACCGGAGCCAGAGGCGGCGGTGTACCGCGACCTGGAAGAGGATCTCCTTGCCGTCCTGGATGCACTATCCGTTCCCAAGGTGCCCTCTAGCCCTCGATTGTGGGGAGAATCAATGTCCGCTTCAGGG GCTTACCTTGTGGCAAAGGATTTCGGAGCCATGCCAGCTTATGATTTTGCTCTTCGTCACCCCAACCGCACATGCGGTGTTATGTGTTTGGGTATCCCTTTTCTTCACGGTGGCTCCTCCTTCACTGCCATGCCCGAAGGCTTCTATATACTGCGTTGGCGG GAACCAGGAAGAGCAGAGGCAGACTTTGGCAGGTATGACGTCAAGCGAGTCGTGCGCACCATCTACATTCTCTTCTCTAGAAGCGAAATCCCGACAGCGAAGGAAGATCAAGAAATCATGGATCTCGCGGACCTGTCGACTCCCCTTCCAGAGTGGTTCACCGAGGAGGATCTTGCAGTCTACACGTCCCTCTATGAGAAATCAGGTTTCGTGTATCCACTGCAGATGCCATACAG GTCTCTCCATAAGAGGCAACCAATCGAAGACCCAAAATTTGAAGTCCCGGTGTTCGTCGTCATGGGGGAGAAAGACTACGTGATCAAGTTCCCCGGGGTCGAGGCCGTCTTGAAAAATGGCACCATGGAGAAGTTTGCGCCAGATCTGAAGATCACTTACATCCCTGAAGGAAGCCATTTCGTTCAGGAGCAATTTCCGGACAAGGTCAATGAGCTCCTCCTTGGCTTCCTCAAGGACCATCCTGTGGCTTGA
- the LOC109744361 gene encoding epoxide hydrolase 1 isoform X2 has protein sequence MAMAEQQQQIEHSHLAIRGLNLHVAQAGTGELGTVLFLHGFPEIWYSWRHQMLAVAAAGYRAIAPDWRGYGLSDQPPEPEAAVYRDLEEDLLAVLDALSVPKAYLVAKDFGAMPAYDFALRHPNRTCGVMCLGIPFLHGGSSFTAMPEGFYILRWREPGRAEADFGRYDVKRVVRTIYILFSRSEIPTAKEDQEIMDLADLSTPLPEWFTEEDLAVYTSLYEKSGFVYPLQMPYRSLHKRQPIEDPKFEVPVFVVMGEKDYVIKFPGVEAVLKNGTMEKFAPDLKITYIPEGSHFVQEQFPDKVNELLLGFLKDHPVA, from the exons ATGGCCATggcggagcagcagcagcagatcgagcACAGCCACCTCGCCATCAGAGGCCTCAACCTCCACGTAGCCCAAGCAGGCACAG GCGAGCTCGGGACGGTGCTGTTCCTGCACGGCTTCCCGGAGATATGGTACTCGTGGCGCCACCAGATGCTGGCCGTGGCCGCCGCCGGGTACCGCGCCATCGCGCCGGACTGGCGGGGGTATGGCCTCTCCGACCAGCCACCGGAGCCAGAGGCGGCGGTGTACCGCGACCTGGAAGAGGATCTCCTTGCCGTCCTGGATGCACTATCCGTTCCCAAG GCTTACCTTGTGGCAAAGGATTTCGGAGCCATGCCAGCTTATGATTTTGCTCTTCGTCACCCCAACCGCACATGCGGTGTTATGTGTTTGGGTATCCCTTTTCTTCACGGTGGCTCCTCCTTCACTGCCATGCCCGAAGGCTTCTATATACTGCGTTGGCGG GAACCAGGAAGAGCAGAGGCAGACTTTGGCAGGTATGACGTCAAGCGAGTCGTGCGCACCATCTACATTCTCTTCTCTAGAAGCGAAATCCCGACAGCGAAGGAAGATCAAGAAATCATGGATCTCGCGGACCTGTCGACTCCCCTTCCAGAGTGGTTCACCGAGGAGGATCTTGCAGTCTACACGTCCCTCTATGAGAAATCAGGTTTCGTGTATCCACTGCAGATGCCATACAG GTCTCTCCATAAGAGGCAACCAATCGAAGACCCAAAATTTGAAGTCCCGGTGTTCGTCGTCATGGGGGAGAAAGACTACGTGATCAAGTTCCCCGGGGTCGAGGCCGTCTTGAAAAATGGCACCATGGAGAAGTTTGCGCCAGATCTGAAGATCACTTACATCCCTGAAGGAAGCCATTTCGTTCAGGAGCAATTTCCGGACAAGGTCAATGAGCTCCTCCTTGGCTTCCTCAAGGACCATCCTGTGGCTTGA
- the LOC109744363 gene encoding epoxide hydrolase 1, with the protein MAQQIEHSHLLVRGLNLHLAQVGKDELGTVVFLHGFPEIWYTWRHQMLAVAAAGYRAIAPDSRGYGLSDQPPEDVEATWEDLVADVLAILDALSIQKVFLVGKDYGAMPAYDFALRHPDRTRGVMCMGIPFSPGPFNFDTMPEGFYILRWREPDRAEADFGRHDVRRVVRTIYILFSRSDVPIAEEGQEIMDLADLSTPLPPWFTEEDLDAYAALYEKSGFRYPLQIPYRALHRMTKHVDPKFQVPVFMVMGEKDYCFKFPGFETAMRSGVMKTFAPDLKITYIPEGCHFVQEQFPDQINDLLLGFLKDHP; encoded by the exons ATGGCGCAGCAGATAGAGCACAGCCACCTCCTCGTCCGTGGGCTCAACCTCCACCTTGCTCAAGTAGGCAAAG ATGAGCTTGGGACGGTGGTGTTCTTGCACGGCTTCCCGGAGATATGGTACACGTGGCGCCACCAGATGCTGGCCGTGGCCGCCGCCGGGTACCGCGCCATCGCGCCCGACAGCCGCGGCTACGGGCTCTCCGACCAGCCGCCGGAGGACGTGGAGGCCACCTGGGAGGACCTCGTCGCCGACGTGCTCGCCATTCTCGACGCCCTCTCCATCCAGAAG GTGTTCCTGGTGGGCAAGGACTACGGCGCCATGCCGGCGTACGACTTCGCGCTGCGGCACCCGGACCGCACCCGCGGCGTCATGTGCATGGGCATCCCCTTCAGCCCGGGGCCCTTCAACTTCGACACCATgccggagggcttctacatcctGCGGTGGCGCGAGCCCGACAGGGCGGAGGCCGACTTCGGCCGGCACGACGTCCGGCGCGTGGTGCGCACCATCTACATCCTCTTCTCCCGCAGCGACGTCCCGATCGCGGAGGAAGGGCAGGAGATCATGGACCTCGCCGACCTCTCCACGCCCCTGCCGCCGTGGTTCACCGAGGAGGACCTCGACGCCTACGCCGCGCTCTACGAGAAGTCCGGATTCCGCTACCCTCTCCAGATACCATACAG GGCTCTGCACAGGATGACGAAGCACGTGGACCCCAAGTTCCAGGTCCCGGTGTTCATGGTGATGGGGGAGAAGGACTACTGCTTCAAGTTCCCTGGTTTCGAGACCGCCATGAGGAGCGGCGTCATGAAGACCTTCGCGCCGGACCTCAAGATCACCTACATCCCGGAGGGGTGCCACTTCGTGCAGGAGCAGttcccggaccagatcaacgacCTCCTCCTCGGCTTCCTCAAGGACCATCCCTGA